The following proteins are encoded in a genomic region of Jaculus jaculus isolate mJacJac1 chromosome 13, mJacJac1.mat.Y.cur, whole genome shotgun sequence:
- the LOC101615472 gene encoding protocadherin alpha-1 isoform X15, with product MLFSRRGGLGSRRLLLSCLLLAAWGTGSGQLHYSVPEEAKHGTFVGRIAQDLGLELAELVPRLFRVASKERGDLLEVNVQNGILFVNSRIDREELCGRSAECGIHLEVIVDRPLQVFHVEVEVRDINDNPPVFKGKKQRIFIPENRQLDSRFPTEGAVDADVGTNALLTYTLSPSDYFSLDVEASDGLSKSLSLVLRKPLDREETPELHLLLTATDGGKPELEGAVQLFISVLDVNDNAPLFDQAVYRVYLAENVANGTLVTTLNASDADDGVNGEIFFSFGNDVSLNIQEKFKINSSSGEIRVIGDLDYEEIKSYEIQVKAVDKGSPPMSTHCKVLVKVLDINDNVPELVITSLSLPIKEDAPLSTVIALISVSDRDSGENGQVTCSLTPHVPFRLVSTFKNYYSLVLDSALDRETTPGYEVVVTARDGGAPALWATASVSVEVADVNDNAPAFAQAEYTVFVKENNPPGAHIFTVSATDADAQENARVTYSLVERRVGERALSSYVSVHAQSGRVHALQPLDHEELELLRFQVSARDAGEPALGGQVTLQVFVLDDNDNAPALLGPEAGVQAAGVSQLLWRSVGAGHVVTKVRAVDADSGYNAWLSYELQPEAGGARSPFRVGLYTGEISTTRALDEADAPRQRLLVLVKDHGEPALTATATVLLSLVDSGQAPKAPSRSRALVDAAGREASLLDVNVYLIVAICAVSSLLVLTLLLYVALRCSAASPTEGACGPGKPVLVCSSAVGSWSYSQQRRHRVCSGEGPPKADLMAFSPSLTPGPMNQEKEEQLVGDIDFPVNVENVMLCCKMGNIFGDIEGIYKTWHFQ from the exons ATGCTGTTTTCCAGGCGCGGAGGCCTGGGATCCCGGCGCCTGCTGCTCTCCTGTCTGCTGCTCGCCGCCTGGGGGACAGGGAGCGGCCAGCTCCACTACTCGGTCCCCGAGGAGGCCAAACACGGCACCTTCGTGGGCCGCATCGCGCAGGACCTGGGGCTGGAGCTGGCGGAGCTGGTGCCGCGCCTGTTCCGGGTGGCGTCCAAGGAGCGCGGGGACCTTCTGGAGGTGAATGTGCAGAATGGCATTTTGTTTGTGAATTCTCGGATCGACCGCGAGGAGCTGTGCGGGCGGAGCGCGGAGTGTGGCATCCACCTGGAGGTGATCGTGGACAGGCCGCTGCAGGTTTTCCAcgtggaggtggaggtgagggACATTAACGATAACCCACCGGTCTTCAAAGGCAAAAAGCAAAGGATATTTATTCCTGAAAATAGACAACTTGATTCGCGTTTTCCGACAGAGGGCGCTGTTGATGCAGACGTTGGTACCAATGCTCTTCTAACTTACACTCTGAGCCccagtgattatttttctttggatGTAGAGGCAAGTGACGGACTGAGTAAATCCCTTTCGCTCGTACTGAGAAAACCTTTGGATAGAGAAGAAACGCCAGAACTTCATTTATTATTGACAGCCACTGACGGGGGCAAACCAGAGCTGGAAGGGGCAGTTCAGCTGTTCATTAGTGTGCTCGATGTGAATGATAATGCCCCACTGTTTGACCAAGCTGTCTACAGAGTCTACCTAGCAGAGAATGTAGCAAATGGAACATTAGTGACCACGTTAAATGCCTCTGATGCTGATGATGGCGTAAATGgtgagattttcttttcctttggcaatgatgtttctcttaacattcaagaaaaattcaaaattaattccAGCTCAGGAGAAATTAGAGTAATTGGTGACTTGgattatgaagaaataaaatcttaTGAAATTCAAGTCAAGGCAGTTGATAAAGGAAGTCCTCCGATGTCAACTCACTGCAAGGTTTTGGTGAAAGTGTTGGATATAAACGATAACGTTCCTGAACTGGTAATCACTTCTTTGTCTTTGCCCATCAAGGAGGACGCGCCTCTGAGCACCGTCATCGCCCTGATCAGCGTGTCTGACCGCGACTCCGGAGAGAACGGGCAGGTGACTTGCTCCCTGACGCCCCACGTCCCCTTCAGGCTGGTGTCCACCTTCAAGAACTACTACTCGCTGGTGCTGGACAGCGCCCTGGACCGCGAGACCACCCCCGGCTACGAGGTGGTGGTGACCGCCAGGGACGGAGGCGCGCCCGCGCTGTGGGCCACGGCCAGCGTGTCGGTGGAGGTGGCGGACGTGAACGACAACGCGCCCGCGTTCGCGCAGGCCGAGTACACGGTATTCGTGAAGGAGAACAACCCGCCGGGCGCGCACATCTTCACGGTGTCGGCCACGGACGCGGACGCGCAGGAGAACGCGCGCGTGACCTACTCGCTGGTGGAGCGGCGCGTGGGCGAGCGCGCGCTGTCGAGCTACGTGTCCGTGCACGCGCAGAGCGGCCGGGTGCACGCGCTGCAGCCCCTGGACCACgaggagctggagctgctgcgCTTCCAGGTGAGCGCGCGCGACGCGGGCGAGCCCGCCCTGGGCGGCCAGGTGACGCTGCAGGTGTTCGTGCTGGACGACAACGACAACGCGCCCGCGCTGCTGGGGCCCGAGGCGGGGGTGCAGGCCGCGGGCGTGAGCCAGCTGCTGTGGCGCTCAGTGGGCGCGGGCCACGTGGTGACGAAGGTGCGCGCGGTGGACGCGGACTCTGGCTACAACGCGTGGCTGTCCTACGAGCTGCAGCCGGAGGCGGGCGGCGCGCGCAGCCCGTTCCGCGTGGGGCTGTACACGGGCGAGATCAGCACCACGCGCGCCCTGGACGAGGCGGACGCGCCGCGACAGCGCCTGCTGGTGCTGGTGAAGGACCACGGCGAGCCCGCGCTGACGGCCACCGCCACCGTGCTGCTGTCCCTGGTGGACAGTGGTCAGGCGCCCAAGGCGCCGTCGCGCTCGCGGGCCTTGGTGGACGCCGCCGGCCGGGAGGCGTCGCTGCTGGACGTGAACGTGTACCTGATCGTGGCCATCTGCGCGGTGTCCAGCCTGCTGGTGCTCACGCTGCTGCTGTACGTGGCGCTGCGGTGCTCGGCGGCGTCGCCCACGGAGGGCGCGTGCGGGCCTGGCAAGCCGGTGCTGGTGTGCTCCAGCGCGGTGGGCAGCTGGTCGTACTCGCAGCAGAGGAGGCACAGGGTGTGCTCTGGGGAGGGCCCGCCCAAG GCGGACCTCATGGCTTTCAGTCCGAGTCTTACACCAGGTCCCATGAATCAAGAGAAAGAGGAGCAACTCGTTGGCGATATTGATTTTCCTGTCAAt
- the LOC101615472 gene encoding protocadherin alpha-3 isoform X16 encodes MVFSWREDPGAQRLLLSCLLVAAWGTGSGQLHYSVPEEAKHGTFVGRIAQDLGLEPAELVPRLFRVASKERRDLLEVNVQNGILFVNSRIDREELCGRSAECGIHLEVIVDRPLQVFHVEVEVRDINDNPPVFPATQKSMFIYESRQLGSRFPLEGAKDADIGTNSVLSYSLDSSEYFTLDVKRNDEEIKSLGLVLKKLLNREEISEHHLLITAIDGGKPELTGTTQVKITVLDVNDNAPVFERAVYKVRLLENAQNGTLVVVVNASDLDEGINKEIVYSFHADLPADILSKFHLDSITGNITVKGNIDFEETKSYEIQVKATDKGNPPMTDHCTVLVEIVDINDNVPELVVKSLSLPVLENSALGTAIALISVSDRDSGENGQVTCFLTPHVPFRLVSTFKNYYSLVLDSALDRETTPGYEVVVTARDGGAPALWATASVSVEVADVNDNAPAFAQAEYTVFVKENNPPGAHIFTVSATDADAQENARVTYSLVERRVGERALSSYVSVHAQSGRVHALQPLDHEELELLRFQVSARDAGEPALDGQVTLQVFVLDDNDNAPTLLGPEAGVQAAGVSQLLWRSVGAGHVVTKVRAVDADSGYNAWLSYELQPEAGGARSPFRVGLYTGEISTTRALDEADAPRQRLLVLVKDHGEPALTATATVLLSLVDSGQAPKAPSRSRALVDAAGREASLLDVNVYLIVAICAVSSLLVLTLLLYVALRCSAASPTEGACGPGKPVLVCSSAVGSWSYSQQRRHRVCSGEGPPKADLMAFSPSLTPGPMNQEKEEQLVGDIDFPVNVENVMLCCKMGNIFGDIEGIYKTWHFQ; translated from the coding sequence ATGGTGTTTTCTTGGAGAGAAGATCCTGGAGCTCAGCGCCTGCTGCTCTCCTGTCTGCTGGTCGCCGCCTGGGGGACAGGGAGCGGCCAGCTCCACTACTCGGTCCCCGAGGAGGCCAAACACGGCACCTTCGTGGGCCGCATCGCGCAGGACCTGGGGCTGGAGCCGGCGGAGCTGGTGCCGCGCCTGTTCCGGGTGGCGTCCAAGGAGCGCAGGGACCTTCTGGAGGTGAATGTACAGAATGGCATTTTGTTTGTGAATTCTCGGATCGACCGCGAGGAGCTGTGCGGGCGGAGCGCGGAGTGTGGCATCCACCTGGAGGTGATCGTGGACAGGCCGCTGCAGGTTTTCCAcgtggaggtggaggtgagggACATTAATGACAACCCGCCAGTGTTCCCAGCTACACAAAAGAGTATGTTTATTTATGAATCTCGGCAGCTTGGTTCTCGCTTTCCGCTAGAGGGTGCAAAAGATGCTGATATTGGAACAAATTCCGTGTTGTCTTACAGTCTTGACTCCAGTGAGTATTTTACTTTGGATGTCAAAAGAAATGATGAAGAAATTAAATCTCTTGGACTTGTGCTGAAAAAACTTTTAAATCGAGAGGAAATTTCTGAGCACCATTTACTAATAACGGCTATTGATGGTGGGAAACCGGAGCTCACTGGCACGACTCAGGTGAAGATCACTGTCCTGGACGTAAACGACAATGCCCCAGTATTCGAGAGGGCTGTCTACAAAGTCAGGTTATTAGAAAATGCACAGAATGGTACTCTAGTAGTGGTTGTTAATGCTTCTGATTTGGATGAAGGAATAAATAAGGAGATTGTGTATTCTTTCCATGCGGATTTACCAGCTGACATTCTGTCAAAATTCCACTTAGATTCAATCACTGGGAACATCACTGTAAAAGGTAACATAGATTTTGAAGAAACAAAATCTTATGAAATCCAGGTAAAGGCAACAGACAAAGGGAATCCACCAATGACAGATCATTGTACCGTTTTAGTGGAAATTGTGGACATCAATGATAATGTACCCGAATTAGTCGTCAAGTCGCTATCGCTACCCGTGTTAGAAAACTCTGCACTTGGCACCGCCATCGCCCTGATCAGCGTGTCTGACCGCGACTCCGGAGAGAACGGGCAGGTGACTTGCTTCCTGACGCCCCACGTCCCCTTCAGGCTGGTGTCCACCTTCAAGAACTACTACTCGCTGGTGCTGGACAGCGCCCTGGACCGCGAGACCACCCCCGGCTACGAGGTGGTGGTGACCGCCAGGGACGGAGGCGCGCCCGCGCTGTGGGCCACGGCCAGCGTGTCGGTGGAGGTGGCGGACGTGAACGACAACGCGCCCGCGTTCGCGCAGGCCGAGTACACGGTGTTCGTGAAGGAGAACAACCCGCCGGGCGCGCACATCTTCACGGTGTCGGCCACGGACGCGGACGCGCAGGAGAACGCGCGCGTGACCTACTCGCTGGTGGAGCGGCGCGTGGGCGAGCGCGCGCTGTCGAGCTACGTGTCCGTGCACGCGCAGAGCGGCCGGGTGCACGCGCTGCAGCCCCTGGACCACgaggagctggagctgctgcgCTTCCAGGTGAGCGCGCGCGACGCGGGCGAGCCCGCCCTGGACGGCCAGGTGACGCTGCAGGTGTTCGTGCTGGACGACAACGACAACGCGCCCACGCTGCTGGGGCCCGAGGCGGGGGTGCAGGCTGCGGGCGTGAGCCAGCTGCTGTGGCGCTCAGTGGGCGCGGGCCACGTGGTGACGAAGGTGCGCGCGGTGGACGCGGACTCTGGCTACAACGCGTGGCTGTCCTACGAGCTGCAGCCGGAGGCGGGCGGCGCGCGCAGCCCGTTCCGCGTGGGGCTGTACACGGGCGAGATCAGCACCACGCGCGCCCTGGACGAGGCGGACGCGCCGCGACAGCGCCTGCTGGTGCTGGTGAAGGACCACGGCGAGCCCGCGCTGACGGCCACCGCCACCGTGCTGCTGTCCCTGGTGGACAGTGGTCAGGCGCCCAAGGCGCCGTCGCGCTCGCGGGCCTTGGTGGACGCCGCCGGCCGGGAGGCGTCGCTGCTGGACGTGAACGTGTACCTGATCGTGGCCATCTGCGCGGTGTCCAGCCTGCTGGTGCTCACGCTGCTGCTGTACGTGGCGCTGCGGTGCTCGGCGGCGTCGCCCACGGAGGGCGCGTGCGGGCCTGGCAAGCCGGTGCTGGTGTGCTCCAGCGCGGTGGGCAGCTGGTCGTACTCGCAGCAGAGGAGGCACAGGGTGTGCTCTGGGGAGGGCCCGCCCAAGGCGGACCTCATGGCTTTCAGTCCGAGTCTTACACCAGGTCCCATGAATCAAGAGAAAGAGGAGCAACTCGTTGGCGATATTGATTTTCCTGTCAAt
- the LOC101615472 gene encoding protocadherin alpha-2 isoform X17, producing MHSLRGGPEVRQCLLLSCLLLAAWGTGSGQLHYSVPEEAKHGTFVGRIAQDLGLELAELVPRLFRVASKERGDLLEVNVQNGILFVNSRIDREELCGRSAECGIHLEVIVDRPLQVFHVEVEVRDINDNPPLFPMAVKTIRFPESRVLDSRFPLEGASDADIGVNALLSYKLSPSEFFFLDIQTNDEQSQSLFLVLGKSLDREENAEVNLFLVATDGGKPELTGTAQILIQVLDVNDNEPTFPQSIYKVQLLENTANGTLVIKLNASDTDEGSNGEIVYALSSEMSSTIQTKFKIDPTSGEIRTKGKLDYEEKKSYDIHVIASDKGTPEMSGHCKISVKLVDTNDNAPQISITSLSLPVQEDAPLGTVIALISVSDRDSGENGQVTCSLTPHVPFRLVSTFKNYYSLVLDSALDRETTPGYEVVVTARDGGAPALWATASVSVEVADVNDNAPAFAQAEYTVFVKENNPPGAHIFTVSATDADAQENARVTYSLVERRVGERALSSYVSVHAQSGRVHALQPLDHEELELLRFQVSARDAGEPALGGQVTLQVFVLDDNDNAPALLGPEAGVQAAGVSQLLWRSVGAGHVVTKVRAVDADSGYNAWLSYELQPEAGGARSPFRVGLYTGEISTTRALDEADAPRQRLLVLVKDHGEPALTATATVLLSLVDSGQAPKAPSRSRALVDAAGREASLLDVNVYLIVAICAVSSLLVLTLLLYVALRCSAASPTEGACGPGKPVLVCSSAVGSWSYSQQRRHRVCSGEGPPKADLMAFSPSLPQGPDSAEERQQPSESEYLGKKQDHFPLPIHNNGQHIRTGMKE from the coding sequence ATGCATTCTCTGAGAGGGGGCCCAGAAGTCAGACAGTGTCTGCTGCTCTCTTGTCTGCTGCTCGCCGCCTGGGGGACAGGGAGCGGCCAGCTCCACTACTCGGTCCCCGAGGAGGCCAAACACGGCACCTTCGTGGGCCGCATCGCGCAGGACCTGGGGCTGGAGCTGGCGGAGCTGGTGCCGCGCCTGTTCCGGGTGGCGTCCAAGGAGCGCGGGGACCTTCTGGAGGTGAATGTGCAGAATGGCATTTTGTTTGTGAATTCTCGGATCGACCGCGAGGAGCTGTGCGGGCGGAGCGCGGAGTGTGGCATCCACCTGGAGGTGATCGTGGACAGGCCGCTGCAGGTTTTCCAcgtggaggtggaggtgagggACATTAACGACAACCCACCATTATTTCCCATGGCGGTAAAGACTATCCGGTTTCCTGAATCCAGAGTGCTTGACTCAAGGTTTCCTTTAGAGGGAGCATCTGATGCTGATATTGGAGTAAACGCTCTTCTCTCCTACAAGCTCAGCCCAAGTGAATTTTTCTTTCTAGACATACAGACAAACGATGAACAAAGCCAGTCGTTGTTTCTTGTGCTGGGCAAATCTCTGGACAGAGAGGAAAATGCAGAAGTGAATTTGTTCCTGGTAGCTACTGATGGAGGCAAGCCTGAGCTCACGGGCACCGCTCAAATACTCATTCAGGTACTAGATGTGAATGATAATGAACCTACTTTTCCTCAGTCAATTTACAAAGTACAACTGTTAGAAAACACGGCAAACGGAACCTTAGTGATCAAATTAAATGCTTCTGATACTGATGAAGGCTCAAACGGCGAGATTGTATATGCACTCAGTAGTGAAATGTCCTCCACTATACAAACCAAGTTCAAAATagatcctacctcaggggaaatAAGAACTAAGGGGAAATTGGATTATGAAGAAAAGAAATCCTATGATATTCACGTCATTGCATCtgacaaaggaactccagaaatgtCAGGACACTGTAAAATTTCGGTAAAACTTGTGGATACCAATGACAATGCACCACAAATCTCAATAACGTCTCTTTCACTTCCTGTGCAAGAGGACGCCCCTCTGGGCACCGTCATCGCCCTGATCAGCGTGTCTGACCGCGACTCCGGAGAGAACGGGCAGGTGACCTGCTCCCTGACGCCCCACGTCCCCTTCAGGCTGGTGTCCACCTTCAAGAACTACTACTCGCTGGTGCTGGACAGCGCCCTGGACCGCGAGACCACCCCCGGCTACGAGGTGGTGGTGACCGCCAGGGACGGAGGCGCGCCGGCGCTGTGGGCCACGGCCAGCGTGTCGGTGGAGGTGGCGGACGTGAACGACAACGCGCCCGCGTTCGCGCAGGCCGAGTACACGGTGTTCGTGAAGGAGAACAACCCGCCGGGCGCGCACATCTTCACGGTGTCGGCCACGGACGCGGACGCGCAGGAGAACGCGCGCGTGACCTACTCGCTGGTGGAGCGGCGCGTGGGCGAGCGCGCGCTGTCGAGCTACGTGTCCGTGCACGCGCAGAGCGGCCGGGTGCACGCGCTGCAGCCCCTGGACCACgaggagctggagctgctgcgCTTCCAGGTGAGCGCGCGCGACGCGGGCGAGCCCGCCCTGGGCGGCCAGGTGACGCTGCAGGTGTTCGTGCTGGACGACAACGACAACGCGCCCGCGCTGCTGGGGCCCGAGGCGGGGGTGCAGGCCGCGGGCGTGAGCCAGCTGCTGTGGCGCTCAGTGGGCGCGGGCCACGTGGTGACGAAGGTGCGCGCGGTGGACGCGGACTCTGGCTACAACGCGTGGCTGTCCTACGAGCTGCAGCCGGAGGCGGGCGGCGCGCGCAGCCCGTTCCGCGTGGGGCTGTACACGGGCGAGATCAGCACCACGCGCGCCCTGGACGAGGCGGACGCGCCGCGACAGCGCCTGCTGGTGCTGGTGAAGGACCACGGCGAGCCCGCGCTGACGGCCACCGCCACCGTGCTGCTGTCCCTGGTGGACAGTGGTCAGGCGCCCAAGGCGCCGTCGCGCTCGCGGGCCTTGGTGGACGCCGCCGGCCGGGAGGCGTCGCTGCTGGACGTGAACGTGTACCTGATCGTGGCCATCTGCGCGGTGTCCAGCCTGCTGGTGCTCACGCTGCTGCTGTACGTGGCGCTGCGGTGCTCGGCGGCGTCGCCCACGGAGGGCGCGTGCGGGCCTGGCAAGCCGGTGCTAGTGTGCTCCAGCGCGGTGGGCAGCTGGTCGTACTCGCAGCAGAGGAGGCACAGGGTGTGCTCTGGGGAGGGCCCGCCCAAGGCGGACCTCATGGCCTTCAGCCCCAGCTTACCTCAAGGCCCAGATTCCGCAGAAGAAAGACAACAACCCTCAGAATCTGAGTACTTAGGAAAG